Proteins encoded together in one Nostoc sp. PCC 7524 window:
- a CDS encoding bifunctional serine/threonine-protein kinase/formylglycine-generating enzyme family protein, with the protein MNTLAGRYEIIKLLGGGGFAVTYLARDNFQPSKPLCVVKQLRPNQTETRVIEFFEKEAAILERLGKHPQIPQLLAHFNQDQNLYIVQEFIEGQDLSREIFSGKRLSEGYVTKLLQDALEILSFVHQQGVIHRDIKPQNLMRRQDGKIILIDFGAVKELGTLMINSQGEINSSVVIGTPGYMSYEQYRGKPCFGSDIYALGVMAIQALTGVLPSELEEDSQTGEIIWQNRVQVSNHLAEVLTKMVRHHFSMRYLNATEALQALISVTAPLPATVLSEVNKELYLQEVTSRAQESQGNFSVFALRILESRRVELGLSEQEAREIQQQVLQPYREYQRKLQEYEQALIDAVKQEYPFSQRTQKDLQDYQQYLGLRNEDIAAIEARVFAPLQSESQRQQQETEKLRQQQQRQQQAEYFRENLGNGVVLDMLPIPGGKFFMGSPENEPGRYDSESPQHQVNVKPFFMGKFPITQAQWQAVAGFAKVNIDLNPKPSHFKGANRPVEKVSWDEAVEFCARLSQKTGRIYRLPSEAEWEYACRAGTTTPYYFGETITKDLANYGNIYQQTSEVGAFPANPFGLFDMCGNICEWCQDEWHDNYNPAPNDGSAWASSRSKDRVLRGGSWDRSPRNCRSAYRGWYARAICVNYVGFRVVAVSVA; encoded by the coding sequence GTAAACCTTTGTGTGTTGTTAAACAACTACGTCCCAACCAAACCGAAACCCGTGTTATTGAATTTTTTGAAAAAGAAGCCGCTATCCTCGAAAGACTAGGGAAACATCCTCAAATTCCGCAACTACTGGCACACTTTAACCAAGACCAGAATCTTTACATAGTACAAGAGTTTATCGAAGGACAGGATTTAAGTCGAGAAATCTTCTCTGGTAAGCGACTGAGTGAAGGTTATGTCACCAAACTTTTACAAGATGCCCTAGAAATCCTCTCCTTTGTCCATCAACAGGGAGTAATTCACCGCGACATCAAACCCCAGAACTTGATGCGTCGCCAAGATGGCAAGATTATCTTAATTGACTTTGGCGCAGTTAAAGAATTAGGGACATTAATGATTAATAGCCAAGGTGAAATCAATTCTAGCGTGGTGATTGGTACACCTGGTTATATGTCTTATGAACAATATCGCGGTAAACCTTGTTTTGGTAGCGATATTTATGCGTTAGGGGTAATGGCTATTCAAGCCTTGACTGGTGTTTTGCCTTCAGAATTAGAAGAAGACAGCCAAACAGGGGAAATTATCTGGCAAAATCGAGTCCAGGTGAGCAATCATTTAGCTGAAGTGTTAACTAAAATGGTGCGTCATCACTTCAGTATGCGCTACCTTAACGCTACAGAAGCATTACAAGCTTTAATCTCAGTAACAGCACCATTACCAGCGACAGTTTTATCTGAGGTTAACAAGGAATTATATCTGCAAGAAGTTACAAGTCGCGCCCAGGAAAGCCAGGGTAATTTTTCTGTGTTTGCCTTGAGAATATTAGAATCAAGGCGCGTTGAGTTGGGGTTATCGGAACAGGAAGCCAGAGAAATTCAACAGCAAGTTTTGCAACCTTATCGTGAGTATCAACGCAAGTTACAAGAGTATGAACAGGCGTTAATTGATGCGGTGAAGCAAGAATATCCCTTTAGCCAGCGAACCCAAAAAGATTTACAAGACTATCAGCAATATTTGGGACTGCGGAATGAAGATATTGCAGCGATAGAAGCACGGGTGTTTGCGCCACTACAGTCAGAATCACAACGACAGCAGCAGGAAACTGAAAAATTACGTCAACAGCAGCAACGACAACAGCAAGCTGAGTATTTTAGAGAAAACTTAGGTAATGGTGTTGTTTTAGATATGCTGCCAATTCCTGGTGGTAAATTTTTCATGGGTTCACCAGAAAATGAACCAGGACGATATGATTCTGAAAGTCCACAGCATCAAGTTAATGTAAAACCCTTTTTCATGGGTAAATTTCCTATCACTCAAGCTCAATGGCAAGCTGTTGCTGGTTTTGCTAAGGTGAATATTGATCTAAATCCCAAACCATCGCATTTTAAAGGTGCTAACCGTCCGGTGGAAAAGGTTTCTTGGGATGAGGCGGTGGAGTTTTGCGCGAGATTATCTCAAAAAACTGGGAGAATTTATCGTTTACCGAGTGAAGCGGAATGGGAATATGCTTGTCGCGCGGGGACGACTACTCCATATTACTTTGGTGAGACAATTACCAAAGATTTAGCGAATTACGGCAATATTTACCAACAAACAAGTGAAGTGGGGGCATTTCCTGCAAACCCCTTTGGTTTATTTGATATGTGTGGTAATATATGCGAATGGTGTCAGGATGAGTGGCACGACAATTATAATCCAGCCCCTAATGATGGTAGTGCGTGGGCTAGTAGTAGAAGTAAAGATAGGGTGCTGCGTGGCGGTAGTTGGGATCGAAGTCCCAGGAATTGCCGTTCTGCCTATCGCGGCTGGTACGCGCGCGCGATTTGTGTCAACTATGTTGGGTTTCGTGTGGTGGCGGTGTCCGTGGCGTGA
- a CDS encoding DUF433 domain-containing protein: MSPVDIIRTERGLAIAGTRITIYDVLDYVKAHYPPKFISSLLELTDEQINAALSYIEENRHTVEAEYNIVLKQAEENRQYWEERNRQHLAHMATISPQPGKEKLWAKLQAQKARHAGET; the protein is encoded by the coding sequence ATGAGTCCAGTAGACATAATTCGTACAGAACGAGGTTTAGCGATCGCAGGGACACGCATCACGATTTATGATGTGTTGGACTATGTAAAAGCTCATTATCCGCCTAAGTTCATCAGCAGTTTATTGGAATTGACAGATGAGCAAATTAACGCGGCTCTATCTTACATTGAGGAAAATCGTCACACAGTCGAAGCAGAATACAATATTGTTCTCAAACAAGCCGAAGAAAATCGCCAATATTGGGAAGAACGCAATCGTCAGCATCTAGCACATATGGCAACGATATCACCCCAGCCAGGCAAAGAGAAACTTTGGGCTAAACTCCAAGCACAAAAAGCTAGACACGCAGGCGAGACATGA